From the genome of Clostridia bacterium, one region includes:
- a CDS encoding AMP-binding protein has protein sequence MEYSLKEVAGRIKDLREAKGYSPEELAKLTGVSLEDYLVLEQGETDFSFTFIYKCAKACNVEVVDILEGTSSTLTSFAITRKGEGLKILKSHGVVYNNLAPKFKEKLAEPFLVKFPYIAEEQNAPIKLSSHNGQEFDVIVKGSLKVQVGDHIDILNEGDSIFYNSIIPHGMIAVSEGGCEFHAVVLNPQDGHFSEEYPETPYIETKTEVKENSSHTVADNFIESFYDKKGVFNGVKFKNEDKFNFAFDCVDAIAKKNPDKLAMMWVANDKSDRKFTFSDMKKYSAKTANYFESLGIKKGDKVMLVLKRHYQFWFCMLALHKIGAIAIPATNQLVEHDFSYRYKAAGVKAIVCTADGDVSYEAEKASKEFDSMIKILVGGQRDGWNDYNTEMERFSTHYKRNENTPCGDDPMLMIFTSGTTGYPRIATHSYKYALGHYPTAKHWHNVKRDGLHFTISDTGWGKALWGKLYGQWLCEAGIFTYDFDRFSSEDILPLFKKYNITTFCAPPTMYRFFIKEDLSKYDLSSIEYATTAGEALNPEVFNQFKKATGLTIMEGFGQTETTLSIANFVGSKPKIGSMGRPSPLYDVVLLDADGNECKTGDTGEICIRTKDGAPCGLFTGYYLDEEKTNEAWHDGYYHTGDQATMDEDGYLWYVGRIDDVIKSSGYRIGPFEIESVIMELPYVLECAITPVPDEVRGQIVKATIVLTKGNTPSDELKKEIQEYVKTHTAPYKYPRIVEFVDELPKTISGKVRRVEIRNKDLQK, from the coding sequence ATGGAATACAGTTTAAAAGAGGTTGCAGGAAGAATTAAAGACTTAAGAGAGGCTAAAGGATACTCCCCAGAAGAACTTGCAAAACTAACAGGCGTGTCTTTGGAAGACTACCTTGTATTAGAGCAGGGAGAAACTGATTTTAGTTTTACATTTATTTATAAATGTGCCAAAGCATGTAATGTTGAAGTTGTTGATATTTTAGAGGGAACAAGTTCAACACTTACTTCTTTTGCTATTACAAGAAAAGGAGAAGGTCTTAAAATTTTAAAAAGCCATGGCGTTGTGTATAACAACTTAGCGCCTAAATTCAAAGAAAAACTTGCAGAACCTTTCTTAGTTAAATTCCCTTATATCGCCGAAGAACAAAATGCTCCTATAAAACTAAGTTCTCATAACGGTCAGGAATTTGATGTTATCGTTAAGGGTTCACTTAAAGTGCAGGTTGGAGACCATATTGATATTTTAAACGAGGGCGACTCTATTTTTTACAACAGTATTATTCCTCACGGTATGATTGCAGTAAGCGAGGGCGGATGTGAATTTCACGCAGTTGTTTTAAACCCTCAGGACGGACATTTTAGCGAAGAATATCCTGAAACTCCTTATATTGAAACCAAAACAGAAGTTAAAGAAAACTCATCTCATACTGTTGCTGATAATTTTATAGAATCTTTCTATGATAAAAAAGGTGTATTTAACGGAGTTAAATTTAAAAATGAAGATAAATTCAACTTTGCTTTTGACTGTGTTGATGCTATTGCAAAGAAAAACCCTGATAAGTTAGCAATGATGTGGGTTGCAAATGATAAATCAGACAGAAAATTTACTTTCAGCGATATGAAGAAATACTCTGCAAAAACTGCAAACTATTTTGAATCGCTCGGTATTAAAAAAGGCGATAAAGTAATGCTTGTATTAAAACGCCATTATCAGTTCTGGTTCTGTATGCTTGCACTTCATAAAATAGGTGCTATTGCTATTCCTGCAACAAATCAGTTGGTAGAACACGATTTTTCTTACAGATACAAGGCTGCAGGGGTTAAAGCGATTGTTTGTACTGCTGACGGAGATGTTTCATACGAGGCAGAAAAGGCATCAAAAGAATTTGACTCTATGATTAAGATTCTTGTTGGCGGACAAAGAGACGGATGGAATGATTATAATACTGAAATGGAACGTTTCAGCACTCATTATAAAAGAAATGAAAACACTCCTTGCGGCGATGACCCTATGCTTATGATATTTACATCAGGCACAACAGGTTATCCGCGTATTGCGACACATTCATATAAATATGCGTTAGGCCACTACCCTACTGCTAAACATTGGCACAATGTAAAACGCGACGGTCTTCACTTTACCATCTCTGATACAGGCTGGGGTAAAGCGCTATGGGGTAAACTTTACGGTCAATGGCTATGTGAAGCAGGAATATTTACATATGATTTTGACAGATTTAGTTCAGAAGATATTTTACCTTTATTTAAAAAATATAATATAACAACATTCTGCGCTCCGCCTACTATGTACAGATTCTTTATTAAAGAAGATTTATCAAAATACGATTTATCTTCAATAGAATATGCTACAACTGCAGGAGAAGCATTAAACCCTGAAGTGTTTAATCAGTTCAAAAAAGCCACAGGACTAACAATTATGGAAGGTTTCGGGCAGACTGAAACTACTCTTTCTATTGCAAACTTTGTAGGCTCAAAACCAAAAATCGGCTCAATGGGAAGACCAAGCCCACTTTATGACGTAGTTTTATTAGATGCTGACGGTAACGAATGTAAAACTGGTGATACAGGGGAAATCTGCATACGCACAAAAGACGGTGCACCATGCGGACTCTTTACAGGATATTACTTAGATGAAGAAAAAACAAACGAAGCTTGGCACGACGGATATTATCACACAGGGGATCAGGCAACAATGGACGAAGACGGATACCTTTGGTATGTAGGCCGTATTGATGATGTTATTAAATCATCAGGCTACCGTATCGGCCCGTTTGAAATAGAAAGCGTAATTATGGAACTTCCATATGTTTTAGAATGTGCCATAACTCCTGTTCCTGACGAAGTAAGAGGTCAGATTGTTAAAGCCACAATAGTTCTTACTAAAGGAAATACACCGTCTGATGAACTTAAAAAAGAAATTCAGGAATATGTTAAGACTCATACTGCTCCTTACAAATATCCAAGAATTGTAGAATTTGTAGATGAACTTCCAAAAACTATAAGCGGTAAAGTAAGGCGTGTAGAAATAAGAAATAAAGATTTACAGAAATAA